The Ahaetulla prasina isolate Xishuangbanna chromosome 4, ASM2864084v1, whole genome shotgun sequence genome has a window encoding:
- the XIRP1 gene encoding xin actin-binding repeat-containing protein 1: MADTQSERTSSADMKKAVEDLPSSPPPPPLPHLQDSPAVPVTQDSSSLPLPPPKESFSKFYQQRQVNELKRLYRHMHPELRKNLEEAVSEDLAEILSPDDPNEPVTATPDAVVPGEVQSMRWIFENWSLDSIGERQAAKKMSEEEAIPSGDVKNRSMRFESQPSNGDGLLTSAKASELQEMKGVVHTARWLFETQPLDSLKKMYLDETDVQEVLLKEPVERGDVKGAAQLFETHSLEALGHCNSVEEENILQLKSEIQELKGGIKKTIKLFQTEPICALQDKTGSIHEIKSICREEIHTNSVKTARWLFETQPLDTINKDTSKVQVIRGISLEEAAKGNVSGTKWVFETQPLDAIKEFTVSEEDFKASPDLIQGADVSKQCLLFETQPLDSLKGESSNSPPAKEEVIKGDVKSTLWLFETQPMETLRDHFEVGHLKRVELSKDEKGAVKQTKHLFETCPFGSISKAPAEDCSTTPVQEVEKGDVKAFKSLFETLPLDCIRQVSTEEVTKGEEDIPSGQVKNNQLLLETTPLYAIKDCFGHFHQVTSVSRDEEVTSGGVKNYKWMFETKPLDEFDGSIQKVDVIKGITKQEIMAGDVQTGKWLFETQPIDVIHSQVNQAEQKREVSQGGDVKTCRWLFETQPIDALCEKDEMKESPEEPVPQADVKSYTWMFETQPLDSLKGQEEQHLQVRKTFHQEELQGVDVKTVRHLFEITEPLSSNIPGNSQKIIRCSSRVEIQSGEVSRVKEFFEAKPLDTAAKSRAVMKESPVDGSIEPGAVPKFTWLFENCPMDTLKSNVEGLQEATLEKNIQGGDVGGKRFIFETFSLDQIHEKENEAQIQKVCEETSRKANVNSCIMLFETQPLYAIQDKDGGYHEVTSVKKEEVIKGDVKGARWQFETKPLDKIKKDEEVFVIRAVTQQDFKRGDVQSARWRFETEPLDSIAEETRPTLKSVEDVQKGDVQSNKQLFESEQLSQKKYVRMVSVSDVQQGDVRTSTWLFENQPMDSLKGDSESACSLTTVQREDIQKGAVKRCTWLFETQPMDSLKDTEASASTESLEGIPQACVKSTTWLFESTPLDKFSSLQCSRETEAKERTSSDTLELLFSHQLIQKNGILIEANNTKGIKMAAYHFSNQETPKVQKELVVEDNLQMVLLQLLQNTNVEAWGLLVQEEENGGIKINPIQLLDFDKAEKSKEEMRNNIARNLQELLNQEISVKKGIVMQETDKGSTKVIIYSLRQWVAEQPTFVKGDVKSVIGNLLTSSQEQRTTATIRREDNEKGNVQLYTRCIEKGDLDYLKNLQRESEIESLVSTQAKEEPPKIGQEVVAPTMVQNKEGVMTADVVQGNHDCSEQAFLWKTKEGMSVREVPHTNHQGCTPFHSAQCGTSSSSKESIVPPAVTLPFHWVEGAQNSSQRTPGQQIILEDGKGRTSMQVADQKIVEVLHSFKAGEANSTTVQSPTQVPGNDLQAAMHSLRKATAEAKTLQQQVQSKLQKMTDNTQPGGTQPCDAMMQSPVPKEGCEPSKRLPSSKVPSSRSQEVFEPGVNLSQKSPASLPLKVSDPEERQGGTEPFVAHQAGQVLPRTDLSIKDGLYTAKPVMSYVNPFLESDYQEHSVPEEREQDVIIRGDVKTAIRALQNAATEQRQVEKEDVVRGNLKAALESLEKSNVNVSQGDFKAAMIYRNAGQSHSMGKKKQEVECLSGQAVTVAMAPTNSLGVNDFPPPPPLPPASLMRPDVHAASSQPRQAEVQCCSPSMQPCDLKTPLSSPTKTGHQRPSEKPQLPPKPDVITPPRKKPVIPPKPEFLLKEGLPQPAGVNRGQPGKAPPLPSPSKSPILIEQNKPNTSPTINQACGAEIWGHLECRGDSTMCPSPKVTDVEDISVGKKSIKDAIKLPVQDEEEKSKARKEERARVDLISHSSLLEAIKTGLDSPEGGNCHLTKDLQGLQETLQEETRCSLPEKQDSLTPFECQMNLPNVEVQRKPYLSAKCHANVLRKGAVVTHVPSSKSEKTSIELQADRSAPALSSDLEAKQVFTGHQIAHSGGSRDPETKNDWDTEKRNLGVVMREKAGKETEEERRKRLSVHKEEIMKGNVEEAMEIFENLRKQEALEEILTQVKEFEEETSKVDVKALRNLFENVADWVVDEKPQQTRQPKVEKPEQLKEPKEDSESVSSVELAFEDLERASAEIVHLKEQTLSRLLDIEDAIKKALYSISNLKSESDIAGLSGLLKESLGSSQSLAAGNNIRKISIISSKAKQEKGTLNPSWEGDKVADQHEVPKLSLVVPHVIQPRSSSPSSPSYISIQSAARKNTESPQIVPLVSSHPMEVATEREAFSPNLFSSLPSKPMRSDGYERTFGEGDQEVIQIKKGGSLIKQQQLSSPRQLAQHLNSNGTKEKDAVQEGASDYNSKTSLSALSPSNPRRQKSILELQTSHDGSKLYGATRTVTEQYEEVDEFGNKIITSSTTVTKQSETQTSSTCGMASCPTRYEVTASPILRQYLNSPVNFPSDDGHQETGVVFVTFSNSKPVKK, from the coding sequence ATGGCAGACACTCAGAGTGAAAGGACTTCCAGTGCAGATATGAAGAAAGCAGTGGAAGATCTGCCAtcatcacctcctcctcctcctcttcctcacctccAGGACTCTCCCGCTGTCCCTGTGACACAGGATTCCAGTTCTCTTCCTTTACCTCCGCCTAAAGAATCTTTCTCCAAGTTCTACCAGCAACGCCAAGTGAATGAGTTGAAAAGACTTTACCGCCACATGCATCCTGAGCTAAGGAAAAATCTGGAAGAGGCTGTGTCAGAAGacctggcagaaattttgagtccaGATGACCCTAATGAGCCAGTCACGGCTACTCCAGATGCGGTGGTTCCAGGCGAAGTTCAATCCATGCGTTGGATCTTTGAGAACTGGTCCCTGGACTCCATTGGGGAACGCCAAGCTGCTAAAAAGATGTCTGAGGAGGAAGCCATCCCAAGTGGAGATGTAAAGAACAGGTCCATGAGGTTTGAAAGCCAGCCTTCCAACGGAGACGGGCTGCTCACTTCGGCCAAAGCATCGGAGCTACAAGAAATGAAAGGAGTCGTACATACAGCTCGGTGGTTATTTGAAACTCAACCTttagattctttaaaaaaaatgtacctGGATGAGACAGATGTGCAAGAAGTACTCTTGAAAGAACCTGTTGAGAGAGGGGATGTGAAAGGAGCAGCACAACTCTTTGAAACTCATTCCTTAGAAGCTTTGGGTCACTGCAACTCTGTGGAAGAGGAGAACATCTTACAGCTCAAGTCAGAAATTCAGGAACTCAAAGGGGGcatcaagaaaaccatcaagcttttCCAGACTGAACCCATCTGTGCTCTCCAGGATAAGACAGGAAGCATTCATGAGATCAAATCCATCTGCAGAGAAGAAATACACACCAACTCTGTGAAGACGGCTCGGTGGCTGTTTGAAACCCAGCCATTGgataccatcaacaaagatacTTCCAAAGTACAGGTTATTCGTGGAATATCTCTAGAGGAAGCTGCCAAGGGAAATGTCAGCGGAACAAAATGGGTGTTTGAAACTCAGCCTCTAGATGCCATAAAGGAATTCACAGTGTCCGAAGAAGATTTCAAAGCTTCTCCAGATCTTATCCAGGGAGCTGATGTCAGCAAACAGTGCCTACTTTTTGAGACTCAACCTCTTGACAGTCTGAAAGGTGAATCCTCCAACAGCCCTCCAGCTAAGGAAGAAGTTATCAAAGGGGACGTGAAATCAACTCTCTGGTTATTTGAAACCCAACCTATGGAAACCCTGAGGGACCATTTTGAAGTTGGGCATTTAAAAAGAGTAGAGCTTTCAAAAGATGAGAAAGGAGCTGTGAAGCAAACAAAGCATCTTTTTGAGACCTGCCCTTTCGGAAGCATCTCAAAAGCTCCAGCTGAAGATTGCTCTACTACACCTGTCCAAGAGGTAGAGAAAGGGGATGTGAAAGCATTCAAGAGCCTCTTTGAGACACTTCCTCTGGATTGCATCAGGCAAGTCAGCACTGAGGAGGTCACCAAGGGAGAAGAAGACATCCCTTCTGGGCAGGTGAAAAATAATCAACTCCTGTTGGAAACAACACCTTTGTATGCCATTAAGGACTGCTTTGGCCACTTCCACCAGGTCACATCTGTGAGTAGAGACGAGGAAGTGACCAGCGGAGGTGTGAAGAACTACAAATGGATGTTTGAAACCAAACCTTTAGATGAGTTTGATGGGAGCATCCAAAAAGTGGATGTGATCAAGGGCATCACTAAGCAAGAGATAATGGCTGGAGATGTTCAGACAGGCAAGTGGCTCTTTGAAACCCAACCCATTGATGTCATCCACAGCCAAGTCAACCAAGCAGAGCAGAAAAGGGAAGTTTCTCAAGGAGGAGATGTCAAGACTTGTCGATGGTTGTTTGAGACACAACCGATTGATGCCCTATGtgaaaaagatgaaatgaaggAGAGCCCAGAAGAGCCTGTGCCTCAAGCTGATGTCAAATCATATACATGGATGTTTGAAACTCAACCTCTGGATAGCCTGAAAGGTCAAGAAGAACAACACTTACAAGTCAGAAAGACCTTCCACCAGGAAGAATTACAAGGGGTAGACGTGAAAACTGTCCGGCACCTCTTTGAAATTACTGAACCTCTGTCCAGTAATATCCCTGGAAATAGTCAGAAAATTATCAGATGCTCCAGCAGGGTGGAGATACAGTCTGGAGAGGTGTCCAGAGTAAAAGAATTCTTTGAAGCCAAACCTTTGGATACAGCAGCTAAATCAAGGGCAGTCATGAAAGAAAGCCCAGTAGATGGAAGCATTGAACCTGGGGCTGTGCCCAAGTTCACTTGGCTCTTTGAAAACTGCCCCATGGATACTTTGAAGAGCAATGTCGAGGGTCTCCAAGAGGCCACTCTGGAAAAGAACATTCAAGGTGGAGATGTTGGGGGCAAAAGATTCATTTTTGAAACCTTCTCTCTTGATCAGATCCACGAAAAAGAGAATGAGGCGCAAATCCAAAAAGTCTGTGAGGAAACATCAAGAAAAGCCAATGTCAACTCATGCATTATGCTGTTCGAGACCCAGCCCCTCTATGCTATTCAGGACAAAGACGGGGGATACCATGAAGTCACCTCGGTGAAAAAGGAAGAAGTCATAAAAGGTGATGTGAAAGGTGCCCGATGGCAATTTGAGACGAAACCATTGGATAAAATCAAGAAAGATGAAGAGGTTTTTGTGATCCGAGCTGTAACGCAACAAGATTTCAAGAGGGGAGATGTCCAGTCAGCTAGATGGAGATTTGAAACAGAGCCTCTCGATTCCATTGCTGAAGAAACGAGGCCTACCTTGAAGAGTGTTGAGGATGTACAGAAGGGAGATGTCCAATCTAACAAGCAACTTTTCGAGTCAGAACAACTCAGCCAAAAGAAGTACGTGAGGATGGTTAGCGTCAGTGATGTCCAGCAAGGAGATGTAAGGACGTCCACCTGGCTTTTTGAAAATCAACCCATGGATTCCTTAAAAGGAGATTCTGAAAGTGCCTGTAGCTTGACCACAGTCCAGAGAGAAGATATCCAGAAAGGAGCCGTCAAACGCTGCACTTGGCTCTTTGAGACTCAACCAATGGACAGTCTCAAAGACACAGAGGCTTCAGCAAGCACAGAGTCCCTGGAAGGAATTCCTCAGGCCTGTGTAAAAAGCACTACATGGTTGTTTGAAAGTACCCCTCTGGATAAATTCAGCTCTCTTCAAtgcagcagagagacagaggcaaaAGAGAGGACATCATCAGATACTTTGGAACTGTTATTCTCCCATCAACTGATCCAAAAAAATGGCATCCTTATTGAAGCCAATAATACCAAGGGCATCAAGATGGCGGCATACCACTTTAGTAACCAGGAAACTCCCAAAGTTCAAAAGGAATTGGTTGTAGAAGACAATTTGCAAATGGTCTTGTTACAACTCCTTCAGAATACTAACGTGGAGGCCTGGGGGTTGCTAGTGCAAGAAGAGGAGAATGGCGGTATCAAAATTAATCCCATACAGCTGTTGGACTTTGACAAAGCTGAGAAGAGCAAAGAGGAGATGAGGAACAACATAGCAAGGAATCTTCAAGAACTTCTTAACCAAGAGATCTCAGTTAAGAAAGGAATAGTTATGCAGGAGACAGACAAAGGATCAACAAAGGTGATTATTTATTCCCTCCGTCAGTGGGTGGCTGAACAGCCTACATTTGTGAAAGGCGATGTAAAGTCAGTGATCGGGAATCTTCTGACTTCTTCACAAGAGCAGAGAACCACAGCAACCATCAGACGAGAGGACAATGAGAAGGGGAACGTCCAACTGTATACTCGCTGCATTGAGAAGGGAGATCTTGACTACTTAAAGAACCTCCAGAGGGAGTCAGAGATAGAATCGCTGGTTTCTACACAAGCAAAAGAAGAACCGCCAAAAATCGGGCAAGAGGTCGTGGCACCAACCATGGTGCAGAACAAGGAAGGTGTGATGACCGCAGATGTGGTCCAAGGGAATCATGACTGCTCTGAGCAAGCATTCTTGTGGAAGACCAAAGAAGGTATGTCAGTAAGAGAAGTCCCCCACACAAATCATCAAGGTTGTACTCCCTTTCATTCGGCACAATGTGGGACCTCATCCTCATCCAAAGAAAGCATAGTTCCTCCAGCTGTCACATTGCCCTTCCACTGGGTGGAAGGAGCCCAAAATAGTAGCCAAAGAACACCAGGACAACAAATAATCCTGGAAGATGGGAAGGGAAGAACATCCATGCAAGTGGCAGATCAGAAGATAGTTGAAGTTCTCCACAGCTTCAAGGCAGGAGAAGCCAACTCAACAACAGTTCAATCCCCAACGCAGGTTCCTGGGAACGATCTTCAAGCTGCAATGCACAGCCTAAGGAAAGCCACAGCAGAAGCCAAAACTCTGCAGCAGCAAGTGCAGAGTAAGCTGCAAAAGATGACTGACAACACGCAACCGGGCGGCACCCAACCCTGCGATGCAATGATGCAAAGCCCAGTGCCCAAAGAAGGCTGTGAGCCCAGCAAGCGACTGCCGAGTAGCAAAGTGCCCTCTTCTAGATCGCAGGAGGTGTTCGAGCCTGGTGTCAATCTATCTCAGAAGAGCCCGGCGTCCTTGCCCCTAAAGGTCAGTGACCCTGAGGAAAGACAGGGAGGGACAGAGCCTTTTGTGGCCCACCAAGCTGGCCAAGTGTTACCTAGGACAGATCTTAGTATTAAAGATGGCCTTTACACAGCCAAGCCCGTGATGTCCTATGTAAATCCATTCCTTGAATCGGACTACCAAGAGCACTCCGTTCCTGAAGAACGTGAGCAAGACGTTATAATCAGAGGGGATGTAAAGACAGCGATCAGAGCTCTGCAGAATGCTGCAACTGAGCAGAGACAAGTCGAGAAAGAGGACGTGGTCCGTGGCAACTTAAAAGCCGCGCTCGAGTCTCTGGAGAAGTCTAACGTTAATGTGTCCCAAGGGGACTTTAAGGCAGCCATGATATACAGAAACGCAGGGCAGTCACATTCCATGGGTAAAAAGAAACAGGAGGTTGAGTGTCTTAGTGGCCAGGCAGTTACTGTAGCTATGGCACCTACAAACTCACTAGGTGTTAAtgactttcctcctcctcctcctcttcctccagctTCATTGATGAGACCTGATGTCCACGCAGCCTCATCCCAACCAAGACAGGCTGAAGTTCAGTGCTGTTCCCCATCCATGCAGCCATGTGACCTCAAAACTCCCTTGTCTTCCCCAACCAAAACAGGCCACCAGAGACCATCAGAGAAGCCCCAACTGCCACCCAAGCCTGATGTGATCACCCCACCAAGGAAAAAGCCTGTTATCCCCCCAAAACCAGAATTCCTTTTGAAGGAGGGACTCCCCCAACCTGCTGGTGTCAACAGAGGACAACCAGGAAAAGCACCCCCACTTCCTTCTCCTTCCAAGTCTCCCATCTTGATTGAACAGAACAAGCCAAACACTTCGCCTACAATAAACCAAGCATGTGGAGCTGAGATATGGGGACATTTGGAATGTAGAGGGGATTCCACTATGTGTCCTTCACCCAAAGTGACCGATGTTGAGGACATCAGTGTTGGGAAGAAGTCAATAAAAGATGCCATCAAATTGCCTGTGCAGGATGAAGAAGAGAAATCTAAGGCCAGGAAAGAGGAGAGGGCCAGAGTGGATTTGATTAGCCACAGCTCTTTGTTAGAGGCAATAAAAACTGGACTGGATAGCCCTGAAGGAGGAAATTGTCATCTAACCAAAGACCTTCAAGGGCTCCAGGAGACACTCCAAGAAGAAACTCGATGTTCCTTACCTGAGAAGCAAGATTCTCTCACACCTTTTGAATGCCAAATGAATCTTCCTAATGTAGAAGTTCAGAGAAAGCCATATCTGTCTGCAAAATGCCATGCCAATGTCCTGAGGAAAGGAGCTGTTGTGACACATGTCCCATCATCAAAGTCAGAAAAAACAAGCATAGAATTGCAGGCAGACAGATCAGCACCTGCTCTTTCTTCAGACTTAGAAGCCAAACAGGTCTTTACAGGACATCAGATTGCACACAGTGGTGGCTCAAGAGATCCAGAAACGAAGAATGACTGGGATACAGAGAAGAGAAATCTTGGGGTGGTCATGAGGGAAAAGGCTGGCAAAGAAACTGAAGAAGAACGTCGCAAGAGATTATCCGTCCATAAAGAGGAGATCATGAAAGGAAATGTCGAGGAAGCCATGGAGATATTTGAAAACTTACGGAAACAGGAGGCTCTTGAAGAAATCTTAACACAAGTAAAGGAGTTTGAAGAGGAGACCTCAAAGGTGGACGTCAAAGCCTTGAGAAATCTCTTTGAGAATGTGGCCGATTGGGTGGTAGATGAAAAGCCTCAGCAGACAAGACAGCCCAAAGTAGAGAAACCTGAACAGCTGAAGGAACCTAAAGAAGATTCAGAGAGTGTCTCATCGGTGGAGTTAGCTTTTGAAGATCTGGAGCGAGCCAGTGCTGAGATTGTTCATCTGAAGGAGCAGACCCTAAGCAGACTTCTGGATATCGAAGACGCCATTAAGAAAGCCCTATATTCCATTTCTAACCTCAAGTCTGAATCAGACATAGCTGGACTTTCAGGTCTTCTAAAGGAATCTCTTGGAAGTTCTCAAAGCCTTGCAGCAGGGAACAATATACGCAAAATCAGTATTATATCCAGCAAAGCCAAACAAGAAAAAGGGACACTAAATCCATCATGGGAAGGAGACAAGGTGGCTGATCAGCACGAGGTACCCAAACTGTCCCTAGTAGTTCCACATGTGATTCAGCCTCGGTCAAGTTCTCCTTCTTCTCCGTCCTACATCTCCATTCAATCTGCTGCACGGAAAAATACAGAGTCGCCGCAGATTGTGCCTTTAGTTTCATCCCACCCTATGGAAGTGGCCACTGAAAGAGAGGCATTCTCCCCAAATCTTTTCAGCTCCTTGCCAAGTAAACCAATGAGATCCGATGGCTACGAAAGGACTTTTGGTGAAGGGGATCAGGAGGTCATCCaaattaaaaaaggaggaagCTTGATTAAACAACAACAGCTCAGCAGCCCTAGGCAGTTGGCTCAACACCTCAATAGTAATGGTACCAAGGAGAAGGACGCAGTCCAAGAGGGAGCTTCTGATTACAACTCCAAGACTTCTTTAAGTGCTTTAAGTCCCTCCAATCCTAGGAGACAGAAAAGTATTCTAGAATTGCAAACGAGCCATGATGGATCCAAACTCTATGGGGCTACCCGGACAGTGACTGAGCAGTACGAGGAGGTAGATGAATTTGGAAACAAAATCATCACATCATCCACAACCGTCACCAAGCAATCAGAGACTCAGACTTCCTCAACTTGCGGCATGGCGTCTTGCCCAACCAGATATGAAGTGACAGCTTCTCCGATACTTCGCCAATATCTCAACAGCCCAGTGAATTTCCCTTCAGATGATGGTCACCAAGAAACAGGAGTGGTTTTTGTCACCTTTAGCAACTCTAAGCCAGTGAAGAAATAA
- the LOC131198709 gene encoding uncharacterized protein LOC131198709: protein MPIYSTQRLVIQNIPMHQTCFCCQHCRRNLSLLNYSVFQGAFYCKVCSKLLAEVIGKRTPNTTLSPNHQQLLLKGTQPNPRQESKTKSGPTGRILAREKMPQRPSNLHLQDNQSTVTSQDKLKTICSPLKKGAKNYICRKHERCGTKETQPQDLPIVLQRSDRSCHKTWVDNSTSESFGEQKKSQLPRVIGPKCGDQVLHWIKKIYGSQEQEALESRQLFGDERIVGIQVGTKIGSRILEKARRFQSNTSEVERSTSKVTPLSLNLQRSSLGGPFLSSEGALRHTTVTPAAATLCAPQLAKNHSQGKKPGEDSSWKITSDGKNPRQVAIPLPKGRTMLPALVPPLEQRSKKKLQKTSQENTLDMLETKDVDEPNYNTMVAPLKNTETSQSMPEGLVSSPGHEEKKNDQTEHCEKPCLKTNQKPKASWMSRNEFLGEVTEILPPEERPSMDYQLSPETLPLNEEDKKNEMSPRGISDKFVTLTCFSVSLDTEAIGRTSSSATDGNIEDGSSLSNSQADDVENGEVLSRNSLQEHATLTRNTEPEIKNTNEKLQAKASSGPNLELPFQEDTSRDISLLSSAKDPEILPSCEVPHLIEKQETGHVTMEIKAEHESVPAIKTSQDIIAKSSRKQLLKKNNDPFAQFFASKTQRSIPSQKPISGTKKTPKAQSALLTLFGHSVNKDKSQKEWPRKDLGELSGKVNLQSTHFSSLSKPDFPKKDKNSGVVLQTRNSEAGPQVSEVTHRIGSKGNQSRNSPPLDSLTVSLELGREISSPTRMQSRSKCLDVPRQSNTKHAAEEPEKSLPLTSSQSCEISTENMSQCSANTSVETSVSCRNILSEQELDNVNSQDLELKARNVSLLDPLAKGETQALDEENWVPDRLSTFKGTEVSARTEEENVESSPGSDTGLVPMIGHFCSGSSENFLGLSHPQFTELEPNMMIKENSQLPESGNFQALESNSDHPFELTLHVEQTTNENYSIKEDHFHPVLIPSQSMPELLRDTLQSKATGRSAEVTSPPEDQI, encoded by the exons ATGCCGATCTATTCAACACAGCGCCTGGTTATCCAAAATATTCCTATGCACCAGACGTGTTTCTGCTGCCAGCACTGTAGAAGGAATCTAAG CTTGCTCAACTATTCAGTCTTCCAAGGAGCTTTCTATTGCAAAGTTTGTTCCAAGCTGCTTGCTGAagttataggaaaaagaactcccaACACCACCCTCAGCCCAAACCATCAGCAACTCCTGCTGAAAGGCACTCAGCCAAATCCAAGACAAGAATCTAAAACTAAGAGTGGACCCACTGGAAGGATTTTGGCCCGAGAGAAAATGCCACAGAGACCTTCCAATTTACACCTCCAGGATAACCAGAGCACTGTGACCTCACAAGACAAGTTAAAAACCATCTGCTCGCCTTTAAAGAAAGGTGCTAAAAATTACATCTGCAGAAAACATGAGCGATGTGGAACAAAGGAAACACAGCCACAAGATTTGCCAATAGTTCTGCAAAGGTCAGATAGGAGTTGTCACAAGACCTGGGTGGATAATTCAACATCAGAAAGTTTTGGGGAACAGAAGAAGAGCCAACTTCCAAGAGTCATTGGCCCAAAATGTGGAGACCAAGTTTTGcattggattaaaaaaatatatggaagTCAAGAACAGGAAGCATTGGAAAGCAGACAATTGTTTGGGGATGAAAGAATTGTAGGCATTCAAGTAGGAACAAAAATAGGATCCAGAATATTAGAAAAGGCCAGGAGATTCCAATCGAACACATCTGAAGTTGAAAGAAGCACTTCCAAGGTCACGCCTTTATCGCTAAACCTTCAAAGGTCTTCCCTTGGTGGTCCATTTCTATCTTCTGAAGGAGCACTTAGACATACCACAGTAACACCTGCAGCTGCAACACTGTGTGCTCCTCAACTTGCAAAAAATCATTCCCAGGGAAAGAAACCTGGTGAAGATTCCTCCTGGAAGATCACATCTGATGGAAAGAATCCAAGGCAGGTGGCCATACCTcttcctaaaggcaggacaatgtTACCAGCTTTGGTGCCACCACTGGAGCAGAGATCAAAGAAGAAACTCCAAAAAACCAGCCAGGAAAATACACTGGACATGCTAGAAACTAAAGATGTAGATGAACCAAATTATAACACCATGGTGGCACCATTGAAAAATACGGAAACCTCCCAATCTATGCCTGAAGGTTTGGTATCTTCTCCTGggcatgaagaaaagaaaaacgatCAAACAGAACATTGCGAGAAGCCCTGCCTAAAAACTAATCAGAAACCAAAGGCATCTTGGATGAGCAGGAATGAGTTCCTTGGAGAAGTGACTGAAATATTGCCACCTGAAGAGCGACCAAGTATGGACTATCAACTCTCTCCTGAAACCCTCCCTTTAAATGAAGAAgataaaaagaatgaaatgagCCCAAGAGGAATTTCAGACAAGTTTGTGACTCTAACATGCTTTTCAGTGTCTCTGGACACTGAAGCTATAGGTAGAACCAGTTCTTCAGCCACTGATGGGAACATAGAAGATGGCAGCTCATTATCCAATTCACAAGCAGATGATGTTGAAAATGGGGAAGTTCTATCAAGAAACAGCCTACAAGAACACGCCACTTTGACCCGCAACACAGAACCTGAAATCAAAAACACAAACGAAAAGCTACAAGCAAAAGCCAGCAGTGGACCTAACCTAGAACTTCCATTCCAAGAAGACACCTCTAGAGATATCAGTCTTCTGTCTTCTGCCAAAGATCCAGAAATACTTCCCTCCTGTGAAGTCCCACATTTGATAGAAAAACAGGAGACAGGACATGTAACTATGGAAATCAAAGCTGAACATGAAAGTGTCCCAGCTATAAAGACAAGTCAAGATATTATAGCAAAGTCTTCCAGAAaacaactgttaaaaaaaaacaacgacCCTTTTGCTCAGTTTTTTGCATCCAAAACACAAAGAAGTATTCCCAGCCAAAAGCCAATTTCAGGAACCAAGAAAACACCCAAGGCTCAGTCTGCTCTGCTCACACTCTTTGGACATTCAGTGAATAAAGACAAGAGTCAAAAGGAATGGCCAAGAAAAGATTTAGGAGAACTTTCAGGAAAAGTAAATTTACAATCTACACATTTCTCAAGCCTATCAAAACCCGATTTTCCCAAGAAAGACAAGAACTCTGGAGTAGTTCTCCAGACAAGGAATTCAGAGGCAGGCCCACAAGTATCAGAGGTGACACATAGAATTGGCTCAAAAGGAAATCAAAGCAGGAATTCTCCACCCTTGGACAGTTTGACAGTTTCTTTGGAGTTGGGAAGAGAGATTTCAAGCCCCACAAGAATGCAGTCTAGATCAAAGTGCCTTGATGTTCCCAGGCAATCAAATACAAAACACGCAGCTGAGGAACCTGAAAAATCATTGCCACTAACTAGTTCTCAGAGTTGTGAGATATCTACAGAGAACATGTCACAATGTTCTGCAAATACTTCAGTGGAGACAAGTGTTTCTTGCAGAAATATCCTTTCTGAGCAGGAATTGGACAATGTGAATAGTCAGGATTTAGAGCTAAAGGCAAGAAATGTTTCATTATTAGATCCTTTGGCAAAAGGTGAAACCCAGGCATTAGATGAGGAAAATTGGGTCCCTGATAGGCTTTCAACTTTTAAGGGGACGGAAGTATCAGCAAGGACGGAAGAAGAGAATGTAGAATCCTCACCTGGATCAGATACAGGACTTGTACCCATGATAGGTCATTTTTGCTCAGGGTCTTCAGAAAACTTTCTGGGGCTCAGCCATCCACAATTTACAGAGTTGGAGCCAAATATGATGATCAAAGAGAACAGTCAGCTTCCAGAAAGTGGAAATTTCCAGGCACTGGAGTCTAATTCAGATCATCCTTTTGAACTAACTCTGCACGTTGAACAAACCACAAATGAGAATTACTCCATTAAAGAGGACCACTTCCACCCAGTGCTTATTCCATCTCAATCCATGCCCGAGCTCCTTCGAGACACCCTCCAGAGCAAGGCTACAGGAAGATCAGCTGAAGTTACAAGTCCACCAGAGGACCAAATATAA